The Kryptolebias marmoratus isolate JLee-2015 linkage group LG9, ASM164957v2, whole genome shotgun sequence nucleotide sequence TTCTGACTGCTGGTTCCAGTATCCGAACAGAATCAATGAGCGTTTTGACGAGCCCGGCGCCGTTGGACAGCTGGGTGTCAGAGCTGGGCGCAGACAGCTCCATTTGTCCGGCGCTGACTGACAGACAATAAGTTCTGTCATCTATCAAAAGGGCTCCCCAGCTGCCACTCCTTGCCTCTGTTTGCCATCTTCTCTGCGCCGAGGCCGAGCTCCATTTCAGCAAATATTACCTGCTCCAGTCCTAATGGATAAATGTCCCCGGCTCGAGTGCGAaggatgataaaaaaaatcccttttgtctgtttgctgctttgagctgtagcatcaaacaaacacattaaggAGAAGTCAGTCCTCTGACTTTTCTCTAAAATATTCTTAATGTGTTGTTGAAAAGAGGCTGACGGCGttcttaattaaaaacatttaattgctGTAAGCAGTAAGAGCCAACAGGGGATTAGAATAATTAGCtgaaaaacaagagacaaaTGTAAGCCCAATTTGtccaaactttattaaaaatgttgtccTTTTTGCCCCAGTGTGGAGGGATTGTTTATGTTGTGCTAAGTTAATAATTTACTGAATTCTAATTTATTTAGCCTCTGATTTCATTTATTCAACCCcaaatctttagttttttatacAAGTCTGATGTGGCACTTGTTCAGTGAGAGTGCTTGATCTTTAAGAAGAGTTTAACTCAAGTTAAATTAATCTGGGATGTAAACACCTCGATAATCAGCTCAACCAGGGAAGCCTTCAGAAAGTTTTTAAGGAGATGGGTCCACTAATAATGGATAATCTTAGGAGTTTTATAGGAGAATTATAGGAGTTTTATAATTCTGTTGTTGCATATAGGCTatttgaaaaaaactgaaatatggGAGCTAATAATCTCCTTCTGATATAAACCTTAATTTTTTCAGTTAATATTACGGACAAAAGCACAGCCACTACTCGACCCAccaaagcttttttcttttcttttaagttcATATTCATAAATTAAAGGGATGTCCTCTGCTTGCTGCTTTgaacgccaaagttttaaacaaagattttggtTTATCTGCTATAACTCAAAGTATACGATGTgagcgactctcagctactgccacaccaaatctgaggtcaatatctgtaaaattgaaggAGTAATAGCaattttggtgtatttttttaaggtcggttggctgtggtggctatgTTGAATTTGTTTGACTCTAAAGgtgaatcagttttaaatgtttgtgttcaaatCTGAGTTTCTAGTGTTAATTTAAAGCTACTGCCATTTGTTAGGCTGATTAACCATCTGGATCTAAACGTCCCACAGGAGTTTTATCTCCAATATCCTCCAACACCTTCAGAGGTTTCTCATTTCTGACCTTAAGACTTGCAGCTCAGCTCACAGAGACCTCATACCGTCAGAGAGCGAGTTTCTGTGGAAGGAAACAGGCTGAAGACATGCAGGCGGGGGACTCGTACATCTTTAATCTGCAGGTCTGCTGAAGGGAGGAAGATAAGCAGACGGTTGTTATTTTGGAAATAACCTGAAAATAAACCTGTTGAAGAAAAATTCCTCTGAGTCTCTAGTGTGAAAATAGCTGAGATGAAGTGTTCCCAGACAAGACGATTAAAAATCCTTGAGAGGAAAATGTTTACAGGAATTGTCGAATGTTTAGGGAAATATTATTTTTGCCTTCATACCAAGAAGAGAAAATTGCTTCACCTGTCTCGTCTGCCTATGTGAGCTAGATTATTTGTTGCAACTTTAAcagacatttcctgtttttgtttcagacatTATTTCAGAATAACACAGTCGTCAATCTTTGAGCAGAACGATTAgttaaaaactgatttcattAGTCTTAATAAGTTAAAGGTTCCCTTAGCAATGGCCGCCAATTTACACATGCATTGTTTAcatacagaaacagccaaagtgactgaaaatatgtCAACAATGATGATGTCCATAGAGGAGCCATTTGGGATGGCAAAGTCAcacaattttgatgtattggtgCATATTTACCCAGACAAaagcgctttgtttacattgactgcatacctgcatttcagaattgcatatcaatatacaTATACTATTTTGCAGTGAGTAACTTTAATCTAAACATGTTAGTATTTGAGAAACGTTACCAATGCTGAGACATTAATGAACCACAattcttgtgtaaaaaaatgttctgttagGAAATAAATTGTCAGAAGATTTATACTTTCCCTCGGGGTTCGCAGTTCTTCCTAAAACTAATGACAGAAATAACATTAGGAGCTAAATTTCCTGAGCCACTCTGAAGTAGATGTTTTCAGTCGCCCCACCTGTGTGCAGTTCTGCAGCCATGTATCCTACAGACAAAGATTAAACAGCATTAAATTGATGTTGATATTAAATGTTTCCCATAAGGGGCCCATTTACTCCGTCTTCTGACATGAATGTAGGAATTGAGAAAGCTAGTGACagctccttttatttatttcattggCAGATATCCTCCTGGCATTTCACCAATAAGATGAGAGGAGTGCAAATTGCCCTCCTGAATACATCACTTTAATCACCATGAATCAGGATGCAGATTTAATCCCAGTCTGTGCTTTTACTCGGCAATTTAAGATGTTTTGAACTTTGCACGGTAAATTCACTTGAGATGAAAAGAAATAGCTGTTGCACAAGgttaactgtattttttaattactttaaagcACATGGATATTACTTTCCGTTTCCGAATATGCTTTAGAAAACACACGGGCTGCTAAAGACAAAGAAAGGTTCTTataaacaagaacatttttattgttctgtgaAGCATTTGAGACCAGTTTCCAAAACAATTATGCAAAGGCACCTTCCAGCACTCCAAAAGTCCCAGTCCTGGTCGCATTTTGGCCGATTTGTCCTCTTTTCACAACACACGCTGCAACCTCTGGTCAGAGCAAGGCTGCCTGAAAGAGCGAGCAGGTTGCAGCATTGTTTTCCCCACCGAGTTCCTCAGCTGTTTAAAAAGCATCCAGAGAAGCAGCATCATGAGCAGCATGAGCCCAAAGAGCATCCCCACGTACAAGCTCAGGTTCCAACCCCAGCCCAGAGCCAGGGGCAGCGAGGTGGATGCCACCAGAAATTTTTTGGGAGCAGGCATTTGTTTCAGGCAGACGACCTGCCTTTTCCACCTCCAAAAACTGCTCTTTGGCCACACTTTGATCTCCTCAGGTTTTGTTCCTGTAGTGATGGAGCCATGATTCAGAGTATCCAGCTGGTTTGGCCATGTTGAAGGAAATCCATTGTTTAATCCCAGTTAGTCACAAAGAGTGTACCCTCAGTGAAGCAAACCTGTTGAGGATGTGCGCGCAGCAGCTGAACGGTCCATTCTTGCGAGATAAAAATCCTCTCTGCAGCTGGGCTCCGCTTCCCCTCCATCAGACGGCTCGCATAAAGCCAGCCTCCCCATTTATCATGAGGGGAGAGAGTGAGGTGCTGTCGACACCATTGGCTGCCCTCAGCTtactttcagagaaaaaaaaagtcactgatgaaggaaaaaaaaaaaaaaaaaagcctaatcATGTTCCCCTTTTGTAGGCTTTGCTGTATAGGCCATTTAAACTGCCACAGGCGAAGAGTTAAAACCTAATGTGAAATTTTGTGCTtctattaaaatgttaaaaacccCATTGGTTTTATAGACTAGAGTTTCCTACAAAAACTGAGGTGTCTGCTGATAAAGTCAAAGCATTTTCATTCATGGATGCATAATTATCCATCGTTTTAACATCTTTGTAGAAAAACTGATAAGGTATTTTACATTAATTAATTTTGACACCTTTCTTAAATAGAAAGCTAAAAATCTGGAGGTTCTGTTTACCAGCCAACATCTGAAACAGTCTCAAGACAAACACGTGTCCTCTGCTGCCCCCATGAGTTCACCGTGGTGATAAAGATGCAGAAAttgagtttttaaacttttaaaagtcattttatttacaagtgcCATATTTTACAAAGCAGAAGATGCCCAATAGAAGCCGTCGTGTTCCAAGGCTTCGGTGTAATGAGACAGGATGACACAAACATGCTTCGATTAGCATTCCATGGCTGCCGTAGCCTCAGATCGTGGTACAATCACAGGTCTTAGAGTTTGATGCTGTGGATCAAAGCAGCATTTCCAGAGTGGTGTAAGACCTCTGCATCTCATCTGATTAAAAGTTAAATCTATGAAAACTGCTTGATTAGCCATCAACTTGTCTGGCACAAACACTGGGATTTAggatttacataaaaaaataaaaccttgtaTCAATGGCACTACTCCAAAAAGAGCAGGACATTTAAAATGGTGGcacatcatttataaaaaaaacaaaaaacctacaaaaaagGCATACACATGCTTGTTAAACAGGGAGACAGGAGGGTTAGAGTCACTTCAGCAGCAGTTTGGCTGGTGCATTGATGCAGGAAACTTCATGGTACCTGGAAAAGAAAGCAACTTAAGCAACACTgcttgagaaaagaaaaataaataaagcacaaCCATATGAACTTACTTTGAGCCCTTATACTTCTCCCGGACAGACTGCTGGGCGTGCTGCCCAGCGCTGAGGTACATTCGGTGAAGCTCCTCGATGCATGGCATCAGATCCTCCAGCGTGTAGCCAGTCTCCTCCACCAAGGACTTGGGCTGAAGGGAGAAGAAACCCAGAATGACTCCACTCAaggatttatatttttttaaaaagcctctaATCATGACTGAAAACATACCCATGAGCCTCCAGTCACTGTGTTGTTGGCCAGGATGTAGGCAGCAGCTGCCGTCTCTGACGGTAGGTATTTCAAGAATGGATCTGAATCAACTAAACTTAGCTCCCCAAGGTActacaggacaaaaaaaacaaacatgtagtGTCTGTATTATGCAAGAGGGAAATCACCAAAGTACTCCTGATAATTTCGATACTTGCATACACTTgtacaaatgattaaaaacactcCATTAAGCAGACATTTGCAGATGTCACATCTGAACTGGCTCACACTCACCATCGCCAAGCTCTCCACCCGTTTGGCAACAGAATGATGGCAGAAGTACAGCGTGAGAAACTGGTTTATTGTTGGAGCAGCCATGTCAAAGGAAAGCACCTTCAGCACCAAATGCTCCATTTTTAACACTTGCTTCTTTGTGTAGGTGTCATCTGTGATGTAGACAAACTCTGCCACCTCAGGAGGGTAGATCTCTTCAAATTTTCTGCAGGTgaacattaacatttaaaacggtgacatttttaaagttacagtGACTATACAGCAGGTACGTACGAAGCCAGCAGCATGGCAGCAGTTCCCACAAGTTGAAGTTTGCCCCTTAAGACTGACATCGAGGACAGGAAGCGGTCGATGTAGTTAACAGCCAGATAAAGAGTCTCGTTTTGGAGCTTGTATTCTTCTCCAACCTCAACCAGCCAGTCTACCAGGATGGCCCTCATACTGTTTGTGATGTCGTGTTGCTTCTTCATGTAGCCTGCTTTAGGCCTGGTTTTCACctacacaaaattaaaataagttaaactaatacaaattaaaagctcatataggttaaataaaaaacaaaagcagtttcTCACCTCCATTTCCCTCAGGTACGTGTGGATTTCAGCAGCGTATTCTGGAACGCCACTCACAGTGGAAGGTTTTTCCTCCACTTCAATCACAGACATGTCCATGGGAGAATCTGTACAAAGAAAGTTTACTGTTGTTAAGGCCAAAATGACATGACGATAAGACTGGACAgaatgagagaaagaaaaatgaccCACCGAAGCTGACATCCATCACTGATGGGACGTCGATGTTGGCCAGCGGCTGTCGGAGCTGGGTCACCGCATTGCTGACGGCCAGGGGAGAGTCTTCCACCGTGGGCTTTGCTTTGCTCCCTTCAACCACTTGCTTCTTGGGGCAGGCGCCATCAGGCTCATCCACATGGATCCGGAAGGCCGGCTGCTTGGTAGATGGCTTATCAAAGCAACTTTTGCTAAAGTCGTCATTTTTACAAGCCAAGGGTTGCGATGCATCCTAAAAAGGGGGAAGAGTAAATTTCAGATACAGAAACTTACCAGTTAGTCAATCGTTGAGCAATATATAGATATGGAAAGTTTCAGAACTACCAATCAGTGTGGAAAGCAATATTGCAAGCAGtactgtacaaataaaaattaagcaTACTGGGAAAAGTGGGTTCTAACCGATTCATAGTACTAATATTTGCTCAATAAATCAGACTGGTTTAATAAAATACTGATACTGCAGAAAATGATGGCGGGAGGTTCTCCAGATTcacatttgtagttttaaacacaagaaCTACAGCGCTGCATTAGGCGACAATAAAATGGCGGACAGCCGGTGAAACCTTTGCAAACAGagcaatatttaaaacattaaaggagGTAATTCGTGAAGTGTTTAGCCCAGATGCGATCATGAAAGTGGTAGCTCGAGGTCTGCAGGACTAACAGCCCACCTCCAGGTGTTAGCCCCGGCTAGGCTCACCGTGTTAGCATCGTTACCTGCTTCGGGCCGCGCTGGTTCTGCGCCTTGCTCCGCTGGTGGTGGTTCTGCAGGGCTCCCAGCACGGTTCTGTTGGAGGCTTGTTTCGGTGGGAGGTTTTCCTGGTTTTCTGCAGCTCGGGTTTTCAGTGAGCCTCTGAGCCTGGAGAGCATGTTCTCCTGGTTGGGAAACTCACTAGCGGCCGCGCTTCCTTGTCTGGTAGCTCCcgacatgtttttttaattcttattacCTTCcctctgaaacaaaaacttctgATCCTCGCTTAACACAAAAATACTCCAACCTCTATGCTCGTTCTCGTAAAAAAATGAGTTTAGCTGACAAAAGATGGCGGTTGAGCAGTATGGAGgtaagcttttagctgttggACGAAACAATCACAATCCAAAATAAACTGTTGAGATGGCAACAATACACGGAACTGCCgcgctaaaacaaacaaaaacaagacgtGCACATTTGGCAGCAGGTTGGTTAAAACGAAGAGGTGGAAACTAATTCACGATCCTTTTAAAAAGTTCCGAATTTAGTACCAACCTGCTCAGATAAGGAGCTATCCTCGATCCATTTATGCAGAAACATAAAGCGATGTAGCTTCTCAGTTCAAGTAGCCCGCGACGATTGAAACCAACCAATCACGGACCGCACAGCCACTGACGTCATGTATGTACGGGAGCCGAGGCAGGGCAATATTACAATAATTGCAAATTCAAAACCGGTTTGAACAAAGATCACGTTAAAGACAGACGTTAAATGGGAGTAACAACATTAACGCAGACAATACAATCATTTTAAGTTGTTCTAATTCATGATAATAATATTTTACCGTAAAATTCAGACGTTTTCCTTGTACTTTAGGTAGTTTGATTTgagtttaaacagatttaatatattcacataatttaaaaaaacttttcttgttttgttgtagaTGCCATTTGCAGGTCCCATAAAATACTTACgttttgtaaaagtaaaaagtttacTTAAGTAAGTTTCTTCAAATGGCAAAATATGCCCagaaagttaaaagtaaaactgctTATTATGATAGTCTATTTAATTATTCTACAATGCTTAAGTTTAGATggcttattattattttttttaagtctggtTGAGGTTACCATGAATATTTTTAATCAGCGATGTTTGGATgagattttaaactttatgtaAGACTTAAAAGTACATCCTAACTGTCCAAGTAGAAGTAACAATGTGGTAAGAACCATAGTCTCCTCTTGAACATGTTGAAAGTGAAGTAAAATTAAAGGAAagattttgtacatttttatttaaccctGTAAATGAAAACTGACATGGGAGTTCTCTTATAATTAGATCAGTCAGATTACTGCAGaagtaatattttattcaaaaagatGTGATATTTCCAGACTAATTACTGAACATTTGTCAAATACACTAGAACTGTCTCTGTTTCATACATCAGTAAAACAACATATTCATGCGGCTTCAGTCATTTACCTCAAattaacttcaaataaaaaagagaaacttgcATTTTTCTGCTAACTATCTGCACaacaattttaaacattatcaaatataaatattttattattctgcACTGTAATAAAGTATAAATAGAATCTAAATATAACACAACATTGATACAAAGGGTATCTACCATGGCATAAAGATGCTGGGATTGGACCACAAAACCAGCACAGAGATAAATCATAATCCATCTGTTATCATGGGTCGTTGAAAAAGTCCAACAGTGAATTTAAGTCATAATTATCGAGTATTTCCAACAATGAAGACACCTTCGTTTTCACATTCTGGCCCTTGAACTTGAATTTGTCAATGAAGAGATCGGTGATCATTCCTGCAGGGACGACAAATACACAGAAAACTATAAGTCACTGCTAGCCGAAAAACTCAATAACAACAATATTCAGTCAGACAAATCAGATTACTAAACTGTACCATAAAGCCTTTCAAGGTGTGCTGGCTGCTTTTTGTACTCTTCCAGAAGATTAGCAGATTCATCCAAGATGCTGCGATACTCTGGGATGAGGAAATCGGCGTTCCCCTCGTGAACCTGAAGCTCCTGTGAACCAGAGAGAACATGATGGTGAATAAACAGAGGCAGAGTGCTTTGAAACATCATAAACTTACTTTAAGAGCATCGACAAGCTGAACTTTTCTagccagcagcagctggtaCTCTAGCTTTGGGTGGATCATCCTGAGTGTGTGGCTCACAGACTCATCATTAATATCTGGAACATTAATAaacatgtgatttatttttttacattactgcAAAATACATATCAGGTCAGACTGCATTAGAAAACAGTGAACCTACCATATGACATGTTtacattgattttctttttagtagCTTCTTTGGAGAGAACGTCGCTCAGTATAGAGATGGTAGAAATGTTGTCAGACTTGAAGTGGCCCTCCCCCttgctgaaattaaaaattcagACACATTAATACTAATTAGTTTTAAGATGAAGCCAAGTTAGCAAGTTCAAATGAAGTATGTAAGTATTTTAAGAGGACGTTCAGTTAACTTTTATGTTGACACAGGACTCTTGGCTTTAACAGCTCGTCATTCT carries:
- the ccna2 gene encoding cyclin-A2; this translates as MSGATRQGSAAASEFPNQENMLSRLRGSLKTRAAENQENLPPKQASNRTVLGALQNHHQRSKAQNQRGPKQDASQPLACKNDDFSKSCFDKPSTKQPAFRIHVDEPDGACPKKQVVEGSKAKPTVEDSPLAVSNAVTQLRQPLANIDVPSVMDVSFDSPMDMSVIEVEEKPSTVSGVPEYAAEIHTYLREMEVKTRPKAGYMKKQHDITNSMRAILVDWLVEVGEEYKLQNETLYLAVNYIDRFLSSMSVLRGKLQLVGTAAMLLASKFEEIYPPEVAEFVYITDDTYTKKQVLKMEHLVLKVLSFDMAAPTINQFLTLYFCHHSVAKRVESLAMYLGELSLVDSDPFLKYLPSETAAAAYILANNTVTGGSWPKSLVEETGYTLEDLMPCIEELHRMYLSAGQHAQQSVREKYKGSKYHEVSCINAPAKLLLK